The sequence below is a genomic window from Natrinema salifodinae.
TATCGCGAGATCCACCTCCCGGTGGAGGTCGAATAACATCGATGTGGCCCTGGGAGCACCTGGCGTTCGCGTACGTCTGTTACTCGCTGGTCGCGAACCTGGGTCTCCGGCGGTCGCCCTCCACCCGCGAAGCGATCGCCGTCGCCGTCGCCTCGCAATTCCCGGACCTCGTCGACAAGCCGCTCGCCTGGTCCCTCGGAATCGTCGAGGCGGGCTACGCGGTCGCGCACTCGGCGTTCGTCGCGCCGGTCGTCTGTCTGGGAGCGGTCGCTGTCGCCGCTCGGCGCGGCGACCGGGCGCTCGCGGGGGCGTTCTCGATCGCGTACGGCTCGCATCTCGTCGGCGACCTCGTCTATCCGATACTCCGGGGCCAGGGGTTCGACCTCCGGATCGTGCTCTGGCCGCTTGCGACGCCGCCGGCGGACGAGGTCGGCGGCTTCGCCGACCACGTCGTCGGCTACCTCCTCCGGTACGTATTCACGCTCCTCGTCGGCAGGCTGACGCCGCAGATCGCCTTCCAGTTGCTGTTGGGCGGAACCGTCCTGGTGCTGTGGCTCTCCGACGGGGCACCGATCGTCGCCGACGCCTGGCGGGCGGTCCGCGAACGGCGACAGTCGCGGTAATCGACGCGGCGGACGCGTAGTCCGTTACTCACACGCCGTTTCGAAGTCGTGCACCGGGCCGGTCGAATCTAGCCCCGACCGGCCCGGTCGTCGCCCGCACTTCGGATCGCTTCGATCTCCTCGAGTCTGACGACCGGACAGCCGGCACAGGGCGCCTCATCCACGAGAAAGAGGACGCGAGTCGGTGCCGAGTGCACCGACGCTTGCCGTTTCTCTTCCCGTTCACATGCACCGTCACCGATCGCTCGACACCGTCGCCGATTGTCGCGTCGGTTCGTGACGCGAATTCGGTCCGACCGGCGAGTCCAGCGTCTCCTCGTCGAGAGGGGCAGCTAGAACGACTAGTGCACTCGATCGTCGTGAGACGCCGCTGACGCGGCGAGAGTACCAACGGGAGAGTCCGAAAAGAGAGCAGAACGACCAGCGGATCGGTCCGCGAGCGGCGGGCGAGTCGCGGCGCCTACGTCGTCGTCGGCCCCGGCGTACACATCGTTACGTCGCCGTTCGTGTAGACGGTCGCCTGGTCGGGCCGGCAGAGCTGGTCGTGAGAGACCTTACGGATCTCTGCGCGACCGGACTCGTCTCTGAAGTAGGACCCGTCGGTCGACTGCCTGGTTCGATGGACCGTGTAGTCGTGTTCGACGGCCTGGTCACCTTCGACTATCGCGGGGTTCGTCGCCGACCGCGGATACGCGCCGGTCCGGCCGATCAGCGTCTGATACGGGTGATCGGTGTGCAGGTGCTGATCAGGGCGGATCTCGTCACCGTCCGGCGAGCCGGTCAGCTCGCCGATCGACTGGGCCGCGGCGAGCTCCGACTGATCGTAGGCCAGGCGCTCGTGGTGCTCCGAGAAGACTGGATTATCGGTGGTGCTCTCGGCGGCGAACATCATCGCGCCCGGATACGCGAGCGTGCCGATCAGCAACACGGCGATGACGAGCCCCGGCCGGAGGTTCTGGCGGAGCGTCCGGAGCCCGATCGCGCTGAGGATCGCCATCGGCGCGTAGAGGAACGCGAACCAGCGCGTCGGGATGAAGTTTCGGATGCCGAACATCGGCAGCCCGAGGACGAACACCAGCATGAACGCCGCGGCCAGCAGGAGCGTGAACACCGACTGCTCGGCGCGGCGCCGGTGGACGACGTACAGACAGCCGATGAATGTGGCCCCGAGCAGGAACAGGAAGCCGAGGTTGTCCACGTAGGGGACGATCTGGTCGAGCAGCGTCGTCGCCGTCTCGGCGGCCGCCTCCTCCGACTCGGCGGAGCCGCCGGAGGCGATGTTGAGAAAGCCCGCGCTCTCCTCTAAGGTCTCCGTGAAGTAGCTCAGCACCGTCGCCAGGAACGAGTCCTGCCGGTACGGCGTCAGCGACCAGACGAAAATCGTCAGTCCGAGGTTGAAGACGACGAGCCCGACGAGGTTGACCGGCTTCTTCGTCCGGAAGACGCTCGTGTCCAGCCGCGTGAGTCCCAGCGGACCGACGACGAACACGAGCTGGGCGATAAACGCCGCGAGCAGGAACACGAGCATGATGAACGTCGACACCTGATGGGTGAGGATGACGGCGACGCTCAACAACACGAGCATCGCGAAGTCCCGAACCGTGTACTCGATCCGCATGACCCGGATCAGCGCGTACACCAGCGCCAGGAAGAAGACCAAGCCCAGGCTCGTGGCGATGAGGTGCATCCCCCACCGTGAGACGTGGCCCGCGAGGGCGTAGAACGCCGTCGCCAGCGTCGCCCACCGCGCCGTGACCAGCAGGTTCGTCGCGGCGTAGACGAGTAACACCGAGAGGGGCATCACGACGCCCACGGAGAGGTACAGCGCGGAGCGGACCGGGAGGTCGTACAGCAGCGCCGCGGCCGAGACGAACAGGTGGTAGAACGGCGAGCCGTAGTGCTTGTCGTGAGAGATCGCGCCGAGCGACTGCTCCGAGAGGATCGACTCGACGAGGCTGCTGTGGGTCCAGATGTCGATCCCGATGTACCCCGGCGTCACGTACAGGGCGGTAAACCGGAAGACGAACGCGAACAGGACGATCTGGAGCACCACCAGGCCGGGCCGGAAGTCGTCGTCGTTCGTGAACAGGACCTGGCCGATCAGGAGCGTCCCGACGACGCCCGCCAGGCCGAAGAACGCCGGCGTGCGCGTCTCCTGAGCGACCGCTAGCAGGACGAGCGCCGTCAGGCCGACGAGGACGACACTCGGCAGCGCCATCGACACCGGCGACGGCAGCGTCGGCAGCGCCCGCGTATCGTCCTGCTGGTACAGGGCGGTGAGGTAGAGGATGCACGCGGTTCCGAGGACGATCGGGACGGTTTTGAGATAGATCTGCGACGCGAAAAAGCGCAGCGGGAACAGTGCCAGCGCGATCAGCAGGCCGCCGATCGCCGCGACCGTGTCGAGACGCAGCGGCCGCAGTTCCGACAGCGATCTATACTTCATGGCTCACCCCCGTCCGGCGGGCCGTTCCGTCCGGTCGATCGAGCGCGCGGCGGTACACGCCGAGGAGGCGATCCCCCATCGCCTCGAGTCCGAGTCCGTCGACGGCATCCCGGCCGTTCGACCGGCGGGAGCCGTCGAGGACGCGCTCGAGGCCGGCGGCCAGGTCGGCGTCGGTCGACCCAACGACGCAGTCGTCGACGTCGGCGATCGTCTCGCGGACGAAGCCGACGTCGGTCGAGACGATCGGGACGTTACAGGCGGCGGCCTCCTTGACGACCATGGGACCGCTCTCCCGCTTCGAGGTCACGAGGAGGACGTCGCTCGCGTTCATGTAGTACGGCATCTCCTCGTAGGGGACGTCGTCGATCGTTCGCACCTCAAGGTCGACGTCGGCGCGCTCGGCGACGCGTTCGGCCCGCGGGTAGTCCTTGACGTCCCGGCTCGGATCGTACGGAAACAGCGCGATCCGCTCGTCGGCGTCCCAGCCGATCCGTTCGCGAGCCTCCTCGCGGGGGATCGGCCTGAACCGCTCCGTATCGACGCCGAACGGAATCTCCGCGTGCTCGACGTCGAGCTCGCGGGACATCACCGGGCTCGGGACGATGGTCGCGTCGGCGAGCCGAGCGCCGGCCCGGCTAATCCGACGGAGCCAGCCCATGTCGCTCATCAGGTCCGTTCCCCACAGGCTCAACACGACCGGCCTGGTCGGCTGGGCGAGCGCGAACGGCGCGACCAGGCCGTAGTGGCCGTGGACGAGATCGTACTCGTCGGACAGGACGTGCGAGAGCACTCGCGGATAGAAACGGAGGTAGTCCAGCGGCGTCCGCGGGGAGTCGGCGCTGTACTCTCCGGGCACGCCAACGACGGTACACTCGACGCCGCGGTCCTCGAGGACCGCGACCTGCTGTTCGAAGAACGATCGCGTGGACGTGATGAGATGAAGGACGTGCATAGTTAGCCGGGGTTCGGTGCGAGCGCCGACCGGTCCGGATCGCTCGCGGAGCCCGCCGTCTCAACCTCCCGGACGACGACGTCGGTCACGTCGATCCGGTCGGCGAGCAGTCGGTCGCGTCGGCGCTGCCACGTCGTCTGGTCGTCGTCGTCGACGATCGAGACCGCCCGTTCGATCGAGCGGGCGTGGCGGTCCTCGTCGTTGTAGCTGAACACGAGACCGTACTCCTCGTCGAGTTCGGAGACGTACCCCAGCGAGAGCGAGTTCACGTACACTGCCGGGGTTCCGAGGACCGCCGCCTCGGCGGCCATCGTCGCCCCCTCGCCGACGAAACAGTCGGCGTAGGCGAGCAGATCGTGCATCCGGTCGGGCGCCAGCGTGTACCGGTAGTCCTCGAGTTCGGCCGGCAGGTCGACCTCCGAGGTGAGTAGAACGGTCGCGCCGGCGTCCTCGAGCCGTTCGACGACGTCGACGGGGTCGTCGAACCCGCCCTGACCGACGTCGTGCGAGGAGTCCCAGCTGCTCAGCCGCATCACCGCGATGGTGTCGTCCGGCTCGACGCCGGCGTCGTCGAGGACCGTGGGATCGGGCTCGAACCGGTCGGGATGCAGGTACGCGAGTTCGTGATAGCCGGGGTACCGAATCTGTTTCGAGCCGATGTCGCCCCGGTAGCACTCCGGCGTGCAGACGACGTCGGCGAACGGGTAGGCAAGTCGCTTGATGATCGTCGCGTGCTCGGTGTCGTAGAAGACGACGCTCGTCGCGCCGACCACCGAGGCGACGTGGGCCGCGGCGACGCCGCCGATGGCCGTGATGACGTCCGGCTCGATCCGCCGCGCCCGTCGCAGGAGCCGCGTCTCGTAGGTCGCCTGAACCGCGGCCAGCGAGAGCAGCGAGTCCGACTCGCCGGCGAGCACCTCGTGGTCGATCTCGGCCCGTTCGAGCAGTTCGACCGTCACCTCGTTCTCTCGGGCGAAGACGTGGAGCTCGTGGCCCTGTTCCTGCAGTTCCCGAATCGCGTGCTTGAAGAAGTGGACGTGGCCCGGGTGCTGGATCGTGACGATCACGCGCATCAGCGACGCACCCCCAGGTCGGCGTTGTCCCGCGCGTCGACCCGCATCGCGAGCAGGAAGAGGCCGGCGCTCGCGACGAGCGCGAACGCGGCCGCAATCGGTTCGCGCGCGGACGCCTCGCCGCCGACCGCGTTCGCGCCGCCGACGGCCGCGATCGAGCCGGCCGCTGCCAGCGCGGCGATTCCCGCCACGTAACAGCACACGGCGGGGTTGAGACGGTTGGCGGCGAACTGCGCCGCCATCCGCCGGCAGAACCCCCGAAGCAGGGTGATCGAGGTGGCCGGGACGAACGTCCGGTACTGAATCGTACTCTCCTCGTCGTCGTACACCGCCGGCATCGACACGTCGGCGACGCGCATGTCCGCGACGTTCAGCCGGACGAGCAGGTCGTTGGG
It includes:
- a CDS encoding metal-dependent hydrolase, with protein sequence MWPWEHLAFAYVCYSLVANLGLRRSPSTREAIAVAVASQFPDLVDKPLAWSLGIVEAGYAVAHSAFVAPVVCLGAVAVAARRGDRALAGAFSIAYGSHLVGDLVYPILRGQGFDLRIVLWPLATPPADEVGGFADHVVGYLLRYVFTLLVGRLTPQIAFQLLLGGTVLVLWLSDGAPIVADAWRAVRERRQSR
- a CDS encoding glycosyltransferase, with the protein product MHVLHLITSTRSFFEQQVAVLEDRGVECTVVGVPGEYSADSPRTPLDYLRFYPRVLSHVLSDEYDLVHGHYGLVAPFALAQPTRPVVLSLWGTDLMSDMGWLRRISRAGARLADATIVPSPVMSRELDVEHAEIPFGVDTERFRPIPREEARERIGWDADERIALFPYDPSRDVKDYPRAERVAERADVDLEVRTIDDVPYEEMPYYMNASDVLLVTSKRESGPMVVKEAAACNVPIVSTDVGFVRETIADVDDCVVGSTDADLAAGLERVLDGSRRSNGRDAVDGLGLEAMGDRLLGVYRRALDRPDGTARRTGVSHEV
- a CDS encoding DUF354 domain-containing protein, whose product is MRVIVTIQHPGHVHFFKHAIRELQEQGHELHVFARENEVTVELLERAEIDHEVLAGESDSLLSLAAVQATYETRLLRRARRIEPDVITAIGGVAAAHVASVVGATSVVFYDTEHATIIKRLAYPFADVVCTPECYRGDIGSKQIRYPGYHELAYLHPDRFEPDPTVLDDAGVEPDDTIAVMRLSSWDSSHDVGQGGFDDPVDVVERLEDAGATVLLTSEVDLPAELEDYRYTLAPDRMHDLLAYADCFVGEGATMAAEAAVLGTPAVYVNSLSLGYVSELDEEYGLVFSYNDEDRHARSIERAVSIVDDDDQTTWQRRRDRLLADRIDVTDVVVREVETAGSASDPDRSALAPNPG